One part of the Sphingobacterium sp. LZ7M1 genome encodes these proteins:
- a CDS encoding thiamine pyrophosphate-dependent enzyme has product MSELNTTRSVQYNTSKISYEEFRQVLIEDYKLATQSRFVSLLGRKEVLTGKAKFGIFGDGKELAQIALSKVFKPGDWRSGYYRDQTLAFALGISNVYNFFSQLYANPDVEADPSSAGRQMVAHFATPLLNEDGEWIDQTKQVNCFSDISTTGGQMSRILGLGLASKLYKNNPNLSHKDKFSNDGQEVVFCTIGNAATSEGVFWETVNAAGVKQLPVVISIWDDGYGISVPNEIQTTKGDISALLRGFQEDEAGPGFEIFRVKGWDYAGLCEVYEKAADFARNNSKPCLVHVVEMTQPQGHSTSGSHERYKSHERLEWETEFDCNKKMRDWLIDSGMATEEELAALDSEAKDFVRKEQKRAWADYRKTLQVDLQEAIAKLEGINHHAAEIPLKTLLSTTEPSLKEVYVNVRRVIRELRGVDVLGKEELISWFREKQKINHDRFNDKLFVDTKYSPLLVETVPAEFDQDSPIVDGREVLNACFKANFDKDARLLAFGEDVGKIGDVNQGFAGLQEEFGSQRIFDTGIRESAIIGKGIGLAVRGFRPIAEIQYLDYLIYAMPVLSDDLASLSYRTKGRQRAPLIVRTRGHRLEGIWHSGSPMSVLLGGLRGMHICVPRNMTQAAGMYNTLLRSDEPAVVVECLNGYRLKEKMPVNISEFTVPIGKAEKIREGADITVVSYGSTLRIVQEAALELDKLGVSIEIIDAQCLQPFDRDKISVESLKKTNRLLVVDEDFPGGASSYITHEILEKQGGYYHLDGQPKTLTAKAHRPPYGSDGDYFTKPAVDDVVETAYQMMSDSNPTTFPPIF; this is encoded by the coding sequence ATGTCAGAATTAAATACGACACGATCAGTGCAATATAATACATCAAAAATAAGCTACGAGGAATTCCGCCAGGTACTCATAGAAGATTATAAACTAGCCACGCAAAGCCGATTTGTCAGTCTATTGGGAAGAAAGGAAGTGCTTACAGGCAAAGCTAAATTTGGAATTTTCGGAGATGGTAAGGAATTGGCTCAGATTGCTCTATCCAAGGTTTTTAAACCTGGGGATTGGCGATCAGGGTATTATAGGGACCAAACTTTGGCTTTCGCCCTAGGGATCAGCAATGTCTATAATTTCTTTTCGCAATTGTATGCTAATCCTGATGTAGAAGCGGATCCATCTTCTGCGGGAAGACAAATGGTGGCCCACTTCGCCACGCCTCTTCTGAATGAGGACGGTGAGTGGATCGACCAAACCAAGCAGGTTAACTGCTTTTCTGATATTTCCACCACCGGTGGACAGATGTCAAGGATCCTTGGTTTAGGATTGGCATCGAAACTTTATAAAAACAATCCTAATCTCTCCCATAAAGATAAGTTTAGCAATGATGGACAAGAGGTGGTTTTCTGTACGATAGGAAACGCCGCGACCTCGGAAGGGGTGTTCTGGGAAACGGTGAATGCTGCCGGTGTGAAGCAACTGCCTGTCGTGATCTCCATTTGGGATGACGGTTATGGAATCTCCGTTCCTAATGAAATCCAAACCACCAAAGGTGATATCTCTGCTCTGCTGAGAGGTTTTCAGGAGGATGAAGCTGGTCCTGGATTTGAAATATTTCGCGTGAAAGGCTGGGATTATGCCGGTCTCTGCGAGGTATATGAGAAAGCTGCGGATTTTGCCAGAAACAACAGTAAACCTTGCCTGGTGCATGTTGTCGAAATGACCCAACCGCAAGGTCACTCCACCTCCGGATCGCATGAACGCTATAAAAGCCATGAACGATTGGAATGGGAAACCGAGTTTGATTGCAATAAGAAAATGCGGGATTGGTTGATAGATTCTGGAATGGCTACCGAGGAAGAATTGGCAGCTCTCGATTCGGAAGCAAAGGATTTCGTGAGGAAAGAACAGAAACGTGCCTGGGCAGATTATAGAAAAACGCTTCAGGTGGACCTACAGGAAGCTATTGCTAAGTTGGAAGGGATCAATCATCATGCTGCTGAGATACCTTTAAAAACCTTGTTGTCGACTACAGAGCCTTCTCTTAAGGAGGTTTATGTAAATGTCAGACGCGTCATTAGGGAGCTTCGTGGAGTGGATGTTTTAGGGAAAGAAGAGTTGATATCCTGGTTCCGCGAAAAACAGAAAATTAACCATGATCGATTTAACGATAAGCTATTCGTTGATACTAAATATTCTCCACTGTTAGTGGAAACCGTTCCTGCTGAATTTGATCAGGATTCTCCTATAGTGGATGGTCGTGAGGTACTGAATGCTTGCTTCAAAGCTAATTTTGATAAAGATGCGCGACTGTTGGCATTCGGAGAAGATGTTGGTAAGATTGGTGATGTAAATCAAGGATTCGCAGGCTTGCAAGAAGAATTTGGGAGCCAGAGGATCTTCGATACCGGAATTCGGGAGTCTGCAATAATTGGAAAGGGGATAGGCTTAGCTGTTCGTGGCTTTAGGCCTATTGCTGAAATTCAATATTTGGATTATCTGATTTACGCAATGCCTGTTCTCAGCGATGATTTAGCGAGTTTGAGTTATAGAACAAAAGGAAGGCAAAGAGCTCCTTTGATCGTAAGGACCCGTGGTCATCGATTGGAAGGTATTTGGCATTCTGGATCACCGATGTCAGTGCTTTTGGGCGGTTTGAGAGGAATGCATATCTGTGTGCCAAGGAACATGACCCAAGCTGCTGGAATGTATAATACGCTTCTTAGATCCGATGAACCTGCAGTAGTGGTAGAATGTCTGAATGGCTATAGATTGAAAGAGAAAATGCCGGTCAATATCAGTGAATTTACCGTTCCGATTGGGAAAGCTGAAAAGATAAGGGAAGGTGCTGATATTACGGTAGTGTCTTATGGATCAACACTTAGGATTGTGCAAGAAGCTGCTTTGGAATTGGATAAATTGGGTGTTTCCATAGAAATCATTGATGCTCAATGTTTGCAACCGTTCGATAGAGACAAGATTTCCGTTGAATCCTTAAAGAAAACAAATAGATTATTAGTGGTGGATGAAGATTTCCCTGGAGGAGCCTCTTCTTATATCACCCATGAAATATTGGAAAAACAAGGTGGTTATTACCATTTGGATGGACAACCTAAAACCTTGACTGCAAAAGCTCATCGTCCGCCTTACGGTTCTGATGGTGACTATTTTACTAAACCAGCTGTTGATGATGTCGTGGAAACGGCTTATCAAATGATGTCTGACAGTAATCCAACAACATTTCCTCCTATCTTCTAG
- a CDS encoding NUDIX domain-containing protein, whose translation MFLFNVRVYGIMINERNEVLISDERTENVSFTKFPGGGLEYGEGLIDALKREYLEETGMEVEVIKHIYTTDFYEKSSFNDSQIISIYYQVEQKNSVELNIRTKSFDFTEKSLEGKLQAFRLIPLNELQENDLTFKTDQVAWVEFLKSTDKIQL comes from the coding sequence ATGTTTTTATTTAATGTTAGGGTTTATGGCATAATGATCAACGAACGTAATGAAGTTTTGATTAGCGATGAACGAACGGAGAATGTATCCTTCACTAAATTCCCTGGTGGCGGGTTGGAATATGGAGAAGGATTGATCGATGCATTAAAAAGAGAATATCTGGAAGAAACCGGGATGGAAGTTGAGGTCATCAAGCATATTTACACCACAGACTTCTATGAAAAATCAAGTTTTAATGATAGTCAAATTATTTCCATATACTATCAAGTAGAGCAAAAAAACAGCGTAGAATTAAACATTAGGACAAAATCTTTCGACTTTACCGAAAAATCCCTAGAAGGAAAACTACAAGCGTTTAGGTTAATTCCTTTAAACGAACTGCAAGAAAATGACTTAACATTTAAAACTGACCAGGTTGCGTGGGTTGAATTTTTAAAAAGTACAGATAAAATTCAATTATAA
- a CDS encoding HAD domain-containing protein: MITSTVSRKTEIIDWISRYKLKPEEVLILDDDKSLNDLPLNFKERLVLTNPYVGLNNQNELKSVLKRKVKKTVSG, translated from the coding sequence ATAATTACTTCAACGGTCAGTAGAAAAACGGAGATAATTGATTGGATTAGCAGGTATAAATTAAAACCGGAGGAAGTCTTGATCCTTGATGATGATAAATCCCTGAATGATCTACCATTGAACTTCAAGGAGCGCTTAGTTTTGACTAATCCTTATGTTGGATTAAATAACCAAAATGAATTAAAAAGTGTTCTAAAAAGGAAAGTAAAAAAGACAGTTTCGGGTTAA
- the rlmH gene encoding 23S rRNA (pseudouridine(1915)-N(3))-methyltransferase RlmH — MKITLICIGKTDDQHIVKGIEIYTKRLKHYVNFQIVTIPDIKNSKNLSESQQKEKEAQLLLKNCSNQDFIILLDERGKEYTSVEFSAFLEKQMVSSVTHLVFMIGGPYGFDESVYQRANAKISLSRMTFSHQMVRLFFVEQIYRAYTIMRGEPYHHE, encoded by the coding sequence ATGAAAATTACGCTGATCTGTATCGGGAAGACAGATGACCAACATATTGTGAAGGGGATTGAGATCTATACAAAAAGGTTGAAACATTATGTGAACTTTCAGATTGTGACCATCCCTGATATCAAAAACTCCAAGAACTTAAGTGAAAGCCAGCAGAAAGAGAAAGAAGCTCAGCTATTGCTTAAGAATTGCAGTAACCAGGATTTTATCATCCTACTGGACGAACGAGGAAAGGAATATACCTCCGTTGAGTTTTCTGCGTTTTTAGAGAAGCAAATGGTATCCAGTGTGACACATTTGGTTTTTATGATCGGTGGCCCTTATGGCTTTGATGAGTCAGTCTATCAGCGCGCCAATGCGAAGATATCGCTGTCTAGGATGACTTTCTCCCATCAGATGGTCCGATTGTTCTTTGTGGAGCAGATCTATCGCGCCTATACGATAATGAGAGGTGAACCCTATCATCACGAATAA
- a CDS encoding YceI family protein: MKKITLLSAVAALVLASCAGNPEGKKAETKDSVSITQTEVTGDAYTVDTAASKVVWTGTKVTGKHTGTVTVKSGTVNVDNGKLTGANVVLDMTTIGSTDLEGEFKGKLDGHLKSDDFFATEKFPEASFTITEVKPGATDADLNISGNLVIKGVSKNITFDAKVVESTETAVKATANFNITRADWGVTYEGKSDDLISKEINFDITLVANK, from the coding sequence ATGAAAAAAATCACATTATTATCAGCAGTTGCGGCATTAGTATTGGCTTCATGCGCTGGAAACCCAGAAGGTAAAAAAGCTGAAACCAAGGATTCAGTTTCGATCACACAAACTGAAGTAACAGGAGATGCCTATACAGTTGATACAGCTGCATCCAAAGTAGTATGGACGGGTACAAAGGTTACCGGTAAACATACAGGTACAGTAACTGTTAAATCTGGTACAGTAAACGTTGATAACGGTAAATTAACTGGTGCTAATGTAGTATTGGATATGACTACAATTGGATCGACTGACCTAGAAGGTGAGTTCAAAGGAAAATTGGATGGACACTTGAAGTCTGATGATTTCTTTGCAACAGAAAAATTCCCTGAAGCTTCTTTCACGATAACTGAGGTTAAACCAGGTGCGACAGATGCAGACCTGAACATTTCTGGTAACTTGGTTATCAAAGGTGTTAGCAAGAACATTACATTTGATGCAAAAGTTGTTGAATCTACTGAAACTGCAGTGAAAGCTACTGCTAATTTCAACATCACTAGAGCTGATTGGGGTGTAACTTATGAAGGAAAATCTGATGATTTGATCTCTAAAGAAATCAACTTCGACATTACCTTAGTTGCAAATAAATAA
- the murA gene encoding UDP-N-acetylglucosamine 1-carboxyvinyltransferase → MNAFEIYGGKPLKGEIVPQGAKNEALQIISAVLLTAEKMTISNIPDIKDVNKLIDLLAAMGVEVNRISDDTYEFEAKNINIDYFQSEEFKKKGGSLRGSIMIVGPLLARFGKAAIPKPGGDKIGRRRLDTHFLGFEKLGAKFVYDAENHFFNVDATQLKGTYILLDEASVTGTANIVMAAVLAKGVTTIYNAACEPYLQQLCKMLNRMGAKISGIGSNLLTIEGVEQLGGTSHKMLPDMIEIGSFIGLAAMTGSEITIKDVCFQELGIIPSVFSRLGIKFELRGDDIFIPAQENYEIDTFIDGSILTISDAPWPGFTPDLLSIVLVTAIQAKGNVLIHQKMFESRLFFVDKLIDMGAQIILCDPHRATVIGLNKQNKLRGIEMTSPDIRAGVSLLIAALSAQGKSVIYNIEQIERGYQHIEERLKALGADIRRVEAQPAGH, encoded by the coding sequence ATGAATGCATTTGAAATTTACGGTGGCAAACCATTAAAAGGAGAAATCGTTCCGCAAGGAGCAAAAAACGAAGCATTACAAATTATCTCTGCAGTACTATTGACTGCTGAGAAAATGACCATTAGCAATATCCCCGACATTAAGGATGTCAATAAACTGATCGATCTTTTGGCAGCAATGGGTGTCGAAGTAAACAGAATCAGTGACGATACCTATGAGTTTGAGGCTAAGAATATCAATATAGATTATTTTCAATCGGAGGAGTTCAAGAAAAAAGGGGGAAGCCTACGCGGATCGATCATGATCGTTGGGCCATTGTTGGCAAGATTTGGAAAGGCTGCTATCCCTAAACCTGGAGGTGACAAGATCGGTAGACGCCGTCTGGATACCCACTTTTTAGGTTTTGAAAAGTTAGGGGCTAAATTTGTCTATGATGCAGAGAACCATTTCTTCAATGTGGATGCAACCCAGTTGAAGGGGACCTATATCCTATTGGATGAGGCTTCAGTTACGGGTACGGCCAATATCGTGATGGCTGCCGTTCTTGCAAAAGGGGTAACCACGATCTATAATGCTGCATGTGAGCCTTATCTTCAACAGTTATGTAAGATGTTGAACAGGATGGGAGCTAAGATCTCTGGGATCGGTTCAAACCTCTTGACAATTGAAGGTGTTGAGCAATTAGGTGGCACAAGCCATAAAATGCTTCCAGATATGATCGAAATCGGTTCTTTCATTGGTTTAGCTGCCATGACTGGGTCTGAGATCACCATCAAGGATGTATGTTTCCAGGAATTGGGGATTATTCCATCGGTATTTTCCCGTTTAGGAATCAAGTTTGAGTTGAGAGGTGATGATATCTTTATCCCTGCTCAAGAGAATTATGAAATCGACACCTTTATCGATGGTTCGATATTGACCATTTCTGATGCTCCATGGCCAGGTTTTACACCGGATCTTTTGAGTATCGTTTTGGTGACAGCGATCCAGGCCAAAGGAAATGTATTGATCCACCAGAAGATGTTTGAAAGCAGGTTGTTCTTCGTCGATAAATTGATCGATATGGGAGCACAGATTATTCTTTGTGACCCTCACCGTGCGACGGTTATCGGCTTGAACAAGCAAAATAAACTTCGTGGAATTGAGATGACCTCTCCAGATATCCGTGCTGGTGTATCATTATTAATTGCTGCATTATCGGCACAAGGTAAGTCCGTAATCTATAATATCGAGCAGATAGAAAGAGGTTATCAGCATATCGAGGAACGCTTAAAAGCATTAGGTGCAGACATCAGAAGGGTTGAGGCACAGCCAGCTGGGCATTAA
- a CDS encoding DUF4290 domain-containing protein, producing MIFDYNSTRPKLILAEYGRNVQNMVDYICTLSDREERNRLAQVVIDMMGVLNPHLRDVSDFKHKLWDHLYIISDFKIDVDSPYPIPTKENIHHKPEPLKYPNHNIRFKHYGHTVEDMINKTLNISNPEARLKMTLSIANFMKMAYLTWNKDSVSDDQILQDLKTLSHGELVLPGDTVLTKLDFKTPPPGNRVKSSGSSTGHQQQNKPQNSYNNKRSNNNNNNNNKRPSNNNNNNNNRQKKSYK from the coding sequence ATGATTTTTGATTATAACAGCACTAGACCAAAATTAATTTTGGCAGAATATGGCAGAAATGTACAGAATATGGTCGACTATATCTGTACGCTGTCAGATAGGGAAGAAAGAAACCGCTTAGCCCAGGTTGTCATCGATATGATGGGGGTATTGAACCCACATCTACGTGATGTATCTGATTTTAAGCATAAACTTTGGGATCATCTCTATATTATTTCGGACTTTAAGATCGATGTGGATTCCCCATATCCCATTCCTACCAAGGAGAATATCCACCATAAACCGGAGCCTCTAAAATACCCGAACCATAATATCAGGTTCAAACATTATGGTCATACGGTGGAGGACATGATCAATAAAACATTGAACATCAGCAATCCAGAAGCTAGATTGAAAATGACCCTGAGCATTGCCAATTTCATGAAAATGGCATACCTGACTTGGAATAAAGATTCTGTATCGGATGATCAAATCCTTCAGGACCTGAAGACTTTGTCGCATGGAGAATTGGTTCTTCCGGGCGATACAGTCCTGACCAAGCTAGACTTCAAAACTCCGCCTCCAGGGAACCGTGTTAAATCCTCAGGCAGCAGCACTGGCCATCAGCAGCAGAACAAGCCGCAAAACAGCTATAACAACAAGAGGAGCAACAATAACAACAACAATAACAATAAGAGGCCCTCGAACAACAATAACAACAACAATAACAGACAGAAAAAAAGTTATAAATAA
- a CDS encoding ATP-dependent helicase, which produces MDFLAGLNPSQRAAVEQTEGPVMIVAGAGSGKTRVITYRVAHLIQKGVDPFNVLVLTFTNKAAKEMRERIMKVVGSEAKNIWMGTFHSVFARILRVEAELLGYPKNFTIYDTDDTKSLLRTILKEMNLDDKLYNVNHVYGRISSAKNNLISPQEYNKNEAILAEDQSNGRGQLGQIYMAYAQRCYRAGAMDFDDLLFKTNVLLNKYPDVLHKYQHQFKYLMVDEYQDTNFSQYLIVKRLAAVNENICVVGDDAQSIYAFRGANIQNILNFQKDYPDVKVFKLEQNYRSTKMIVNAANSIIANNKNQLEKNVFSDNEDGEKIKVSRAFSDNEEGKIVAEAISQEKSLKGLHYKDFAILYRTNAQSRSLEEALRKLNIPYKLYGGTSFYQRKEIKDLIAYFRLTFNPNDEEALKRVINYPRRGIGDTTVEKIMVAADQQQLRLWDVVANSQMFLDGRSAASVSNFGLMIQSFQATAKTNTAFDTAMHIAQHSGILKDLYEDKSVEGLARYENIQELLNGIKEFSEREDLEEKGLDVFMQDIALLTNDDKDKDPNADTVSLMTIHASKGLEFPVVHIVGLEENLFPSQLSLNSRSELEEERRLFYVAVTRAEKKLHISYATSRYRWGTLNNCEPSRFLDELNPSCLDLDFKPRGGGMMDDDFGSERVQWQRKEGNSGGDVFSKPKPKVIKTTSILPKAHKPSADFAPSDTSGLQVGMEVEHERFGFGKVINLEGNKPDIKATIFFKELGQKQLLLKFAKLRIVN; this is translated from the coding sequence TTGGATTTTTTAGCAGGACTGAACCCCTCACAACGAGCCGCAGTTGAACAAACAGAAGGTCCAGTAATGATTGTTGCTGGAGCGGGATCTGGAAAAACGCGTGTAATTACCTATAGAGTAGCCCATTTGATACAAAAAGGAGTAGATCCTTTCAATGTCCTTGTGCTGACCTTTACCAATAAGGCTGCCAAGGAAATGCGTGAGCGTATCATGAAAGTGGTCGGCTCTGAAGCCAAAAATATATGGATGGGTACATTCCACTCAGTGTTTGCGCGAATCTTGCGGGTCGAAGCAGAACTTTTGGGATATCCCAAGAACTTTACCATCTATGATACAGATGACACGAAGAGTTTGTTGAGGACCATTTTGAAAGAAATGAACCTAGATGACAAGCTCTATAACGTAAACCATGTATATGGAAGGATTTCATCAGCGAAGAATAATTTAATATCCCCACAGGAATATAATAAGAATGAGGCAATCCTTGCCGAAGACCAGTCTAACGGAAGAGGGCAATTGGGCCAGATCTATATGGCCTATGCGCAACGCTGTTACCGTGCTGGAGCGATGGATTTTGATGATTTACTTTTCAAGACCAATGTGCTGCTCAATAAATATCCGGACGTACTGCATAAATACCAGCATCAGTTCAAATACCTGATGGTGGATGAGTACCAGGATACCAACTTTTCGCAGTACCTGATCGTGAAGAGATTGGCTGCGGTCAATGAAAATATCTGTGTGGTAGGGGATGATGCCCAGAGTATCTATGCCTTCCGGGGTGCCAATATCCAGAACATCCTGAATTTCCAGAAGGATTATCCGGATGTGAAGGTCTTCAAATTAGAACAGAACTACCGTTCGACCAAGATGATCGTGAATGCTGCCAACAGCATTATTGCGAACAATAAGAATCAATTGGAAAAGAACGTGTTCTCGGATAATGAGGATGGGGAGAAAATCAAGGTTAGCCGCGCCTTTTCAGACAATGAGGAAGGGAAGATCGTGGCAGAGGCCATCTCTCAGGAAAAATCCCTGAAAGGATTGCACTATAAAGATTTCGCTATTCTCTATCGTACAAATGCCCAATCCAGATCGCTGGAGGAGGCTTTGCGCAAATTGAATATCCCCTATAAATTGTATGGTGGAACTTCCTTCTACCAACGTAAGGAAATTAAGGATTTAATTGCTTATTTTAGGCTGACCTTCAACCCGAACGATGAGGAAGCCCTGAAACGTGTGATCAACTATCCACGTCGGGGGATCGGCGATACAACGGTTGAAAAGATCATGGTTGCTGCCGATCAACAGCAATTGCGTTTGTGGGATGTAGTGGCGAATTCCCAAATGTTCCTGGACGGTAGAAGCGCTGCCTCGGTTTCCAATTTTGGATTGATGATCCAGAGTTTCCAGGCGACTGCAAAAACCAATACCGCATTTGATACTGCGATGCATATCGCGCAGCATTCTGGAATACTGAAGGATCTCTATGAGGATAAATCTGTTGAGGGACTTGCAAGATATGAGAATATCCAGGAGTTACTGAACGGTATCAAGGAGTTTTCGGAAAGAGAAGATCTGGAAGAAAAAGGTTTGGATGTCTTTATGCAGGACATTGCCCTATTGACCAATGATGACAAGGATAAGGATCCGAATGCGGACACGGTTTCATTGATGACCATCCATGCTTCTAAAGGGCTGGAGTTTCCAGTGGTTCACATCGTGGGGCTGGAAGAAAACCTGTTTCCATCGCAACTTTCCCTGAATTCGAGATCGGAACTGGAAGAAGAGCGGAGGTTGTTTTATGTTGCCGTTACAAGAGCAGAGAAGAAATTGCACATTTCCTATGCGACATCGAGGTACCGTTGGGGAACCTTGAACAATTGTGAGCCGAGCAGGTTCTTGGATGAACTGAATCCAAGTTGCCTAGACCTTGACTTCAAACCACGTGGAGGCGGGATGATGGACGATGATTTTGGTTCGGAAAGAGTGCAATGGCAGCGTAAGGAAGGCAATTCCGGCGGTGATGTGTTCTCGAAGCCTAAGCCAAAAGTGATAAAGACCACATCGATTTTGCCGAAGGCCCATAAGCCGAGTGCAGACTTTGCACCATCGGATACTTCAGGTTTGCAGGTCGGTATGGAAGTGGAACATGAACGCTTCGGTTTTGGTAAGGTAATTAACCTTGAGGGAAACAAACCGGACATAAAAGCAACTATTTTCTTCAAAGAGTTGGGACAGAAGCAATTGTTGCTTAAATTTGCCAAGCTTAGAATAGTAAATTGA
- a CDS encoding CatA-like O-acetyltransferase — MRKKFDVENWARREHFEFFSQFPEPFHGITAELDLSIAYQQAKQKSQSFFMYYLYRALKAMNEIDNFRLRIDAGELYLYDQVHISSTVLRSDNTFGFSYIDFHEDEAKFLEGADIAVEKVKASSGLDLSGARINEVHCSALPWVDFSSLSHARNFNYPDSCPKISFAKLMDRDGKKTMAISLHAHHALVDGYHVGLFMQRFQQLLDQID, encoded by the coding sequence ATGAGAAAGAAATTTGATGTAGAAAATTGGGCACGAAGAGAGCACTTTGAATTCTTTTCGCAGTTTCCCGAACCGTTCCATGGGATTACGGCCGAGTTGGACCTAAGTATTGCCTACCAACAGGCCAAGCAGAAATCACAGTCTTTCTTTATGTACTATCTGTACCGAGCGTTGAAGGCCATGAATGAAATTGATAATTTCAGGCTTAGGATCGATGCTGGAGAACTCTATCTCTATGATCAGGTCCATATCTCCAGCACGGTGTTAAGGTCAGATAACACCTTTGGTTTTTCGTATATCGATTTTCATGAAGATGAGGCTAAGTTTTTGGAAGGAGCAGATATCGCTGTTGAAAAAGTGAAGGCTTCTTCTGGCTTAGATCTGAGTGGGGCCAGGATCAATGAGGTGCATTGTTCTGCATTGCCTTGGGTAGACTTTAGCTCGCTTTCTCATGCTAGGAATTTCAATTATCCGGATTCCTGTCCGAAGATATCCTTTGCCAAGTTAATGGATCGTGACGGAAAAAAAACGATGGCGATTTCGTTACATGCGCACCATGCCTTGGTCGATGGATACCATGTGGGACTGTTTATGCAACGATTTCAGCAATTGCTCGATCAAATCGATTAG
- a CDS encoding M15 family metallopeptidase, which translates to MNNRYAFLIPLLALSLLFSCATQREIPNSFVNLKEQIPNLEIDLRYYGSHNFLGRPVKGYEANKVFISKEAASALVQIQKELNAQGLGIKVFDAYRPQQAVNNFKEWALDIADTAAKKEFYPDVDKRNLFKLGYIAEKSGHSRGSTIDLTIINLKDKKELDMGTGFDYFGEPSHHDYSNLSPQQKANRKLLKDIMEKHGFKSIEEEWWHYTLKNEPFKDQYFDFKVR; encoded by the coding sequence ATGAATAATAGATATGCTTTCCTCATACCACTTTTGGCACTCAGCTTACTTTTTTCCTGTGCTACACAACGGGAGATCCCCAATTCATTTGTCAACCTGAAAGAACAGATTCCAAATCTTGAAATCGACTTAAGGTATTATGGAAGCCATAACTTCCTGGGAAGACCGGTAAAAGGCTATGAAGCCAACAAGGTATTTATCAGCAAAGAAGCCGCCAGTGCATTGGTCCAGATCCAAAAAGAACTGAATGCACAAGGTTTAGGTATCAAGGTTTTTGATGCCTATAGACCGCAACAGGCAGTAAATAACTTTAAGGAATGGGCTTTGGATATTGCCGACACGGCAGCAAAAAAAGAATTCTATCCCGATGTGGACAAACGGAACCTGTTTAAATTGGGTTACATCGCCGAAAAATCTGGCCATAGCCGCGGCAGTACCATCGATCTAACCATCATTAACCTGAAAGACAAAAAAGAACTGGACATGGGAACCGGCTTCGACTATTTCGGCGAACCCTCTCACCATGATTACAGCAACCTCAGTCCTCAACAAAAAGCAAACCGAAAACTACTTAAGGACATCATGGAAAAACATGGATTCAAATCCATTGAAGAAGAATGGTGGCATTATACCCTGAAAAATGAGCCCTTCAAGGATCAGTATTTTGATTTTAAGGTAAGGTAG